Proteins encoded together in one Falco biarmicus isolate bFalBia1 chromosome 4, bFalBia1.pri, whole genome shotgun sequence window:
- the THOC7 gene encoding THO complex subunit 7 homolog isoform X2, translated as MGAVTDDEVIRKRLLIDGDGAGDDRRINLLVKSFIKWCNSGSQEEGYSQYQRMLSTLSQCEFSMGKTLLVYDMNLREMENYEKIYKDIEYDALAKVIQHHPDRHETLKQLEALGKELQHLSHIKENVEDKLELRRKQFHVLLSTIHELQQTLENDEKLSEAEESQETQMETETKQ; from the exons ATGGGGGCCGTGACCGACG ATGAAGTTATCCGCAAGCGACTCCTGATCGATGGCGATGGTGCTGGTGACGACAGGCGGATCAATTTGTTGGTGAAGAGTTTCATTAAGTGGTGTAATTCCGGATCTCAAGAGGAAgg TTACAGCCAGTACCAACGAATGCTGAGTACTTTATCACAGTGTGAATTTTCAATGGGAAAAACCCTTCTGGTGTATGATATGAACctgagagaaatggaaaattatgaaaaaatctATAAGGATATAG AATATGATGCATTGGCCAAAGTCATACAGCATCATCCAGACAGACATGAAACACTGAA GCAGCTAGAAGCTTTGGGAAAAGAACTGCAACATCTTTCtcacattaaagaaaatgttgaagaTAAG TTGGAGCTGAGAAGAAAGCAGTTTCATGTTCTCCTGAGCACCATTCATGAACTTCAGCAAACCTTGGAGA atgacgaaaaactttcagaagctgaagaatCTCAAGAAACTCAGATGGAAACAGAGACCAAACAGTAG
- the THOC7 gene encoding THO complex subunit 7 homolog isoform X1: protein MGAVTDDEVIRKRLLIDGDGAGDDRRINLLVKSFIKWCNSGSQEEGYSQYQRMLSTLSQCEFSMGKTLLVYDMNLREMENYEKIYKDIENSIAAAHEKISECKKQILQAKRIRKNRQEYDALAKVIQHHPDRHETLKQLEALGKELQHLSHIKENVEDKLELRRKQFHVLLSTIHELQQTLENDEKLSEAEESQETQMETETKQ from the exons ATGGGGGCCGTGACCGACG ATGAAGTTATCCGCAAGCGACTCCTGATCGATGGCGATGGTGCTGGTGACGACAGGCGGATCAATTTGTTGGTGAAGAGTTTCATTAAGTGGTGTAATTCCGGATCTCAAGAGGAAgg TTACAGCCAGTACCAACGAATGCTGAGTACTTTATCACAGTGTGAATTTTCAATGGGAAAAACCCTTCTGGTGTATGATATGAACctgagagaaatggaaaattatgaaaaaatctATAAGGATATAG aaaatagtaTAGCTGCAGCACACGAGAAGATTTCTGAATGCAAAAAACAAATCCTGCAAGCAAAAAGGATTCGAAAAAATCGCCAGG AATATGATGCATTGGCCAAAGTCATACAGCATCATCCAGACAGACATGAAACACTGAA GCAGCTAGAAGCTTTGGGAAAAGAACTGCAACATCTTTCtcacattaaagaaaatgttgaagaTAAG TTGGAGCTGAGAAGAAAGCAGTTTCATGTTCTCCTGAGCACCATTCATGAACTTCAGCAAACCTTGGAGA atgacgaaaaactttcagaagctgaagaatCTCAAGAAACTCAGATGGAAACAGAGACCAAACAGTAG